The DNA segment ATATCTACAAGTAACATCATGAGGGAATAGGTAACAAGAGCAAATAAGTAATCACacaaaaattgttttctttgcatTTTGGAGTAGATATGTTGTAGTGTGGGActcactattttttaaataatttgatcCAATTTCAATGTTGCTAAACGATTGAAATCTTGTCATTCTCTACTCTTccttattattcatttttcgTTCTATTTCTCTCAAAACAAACAATGTTAGGGTGTTAGAATATCGCAAGGTTTTATTAAAGTATGTTGGAATACAAATATGAGGTGAAGTTTCATATCAGGTAAGAATGGAAAGGTTGAACACTATATAAGTGATAATAAGACCCATAAACACGAGTCTTAAGGTTTTGAGTTAAAGTGTGATGTCAGATTCACTTATGTGGTTATCCGATGGCTCATTGGTAAAAATTTCTCTGATGTTTAACTCccttcaaaatttataacaattggTATTAGAGTCGACGATTTGACTTGGTGACTGACTCAGACAAATAAGATGGTGATTGTGGATTCATGGACATGGGATCTCTTTTATCGAAAGTCTTCCTAGTGAATGAATCCATGTATGGAGGCCAAACACCGTGTCCTGTGGCTATAGCTTGGTGGAGAGCACAGTGACACAAGGTACTAGGACATGTTGGCGACAGTGGCCAAACGAATTGGGCAACCACGATTAACCTTTAAGGGTTATCATTTTGATACTTATGATTGAAAATGATTTCCACTGGAGGGGAGGATTAACCATGGTCCTTTGTTTGATGAGAGAATTGTTAGGGTACAACCAAAGTCTCACATCAGATAAACAAGGGATGAAACATGAGTTTATAAacacaaatatgttttaattagtATGAGGCCAATCATGATGTTTTTCATTCAAAGTAAACAACATCATATAAGTGAGGATAAGGCCTacataaattcttaaaaaaacttaaattgtgatgacaaaaatactaaattttttattaagaaataaaagttaagggtGACGAAGTTGTAGAAGAAGGAGGCAAAGAGGAGTGAGAGAGAagggaagggaagagaggaGAGAATGAGGATATTGTTGGAGGGAGAAAAAAGGTAGGAGAAAAGAATACAGAGAGCAAATAGGACGAAAGGGGGAGTTTGGCAACAACACGTGCCATAAAACAGCCGTTAACTTTGCCATCCCACCAGGTCAGGCCGCAATCCAAACGGCGACTCCCACCCATCCCAATTACCACGTACACCCAACCTTcgctttattttcttttctttgtcttttttattttatttttctttttattattataaataaacaaacaaatctCACCCTTGCATCGAGTGTTCTATTGACACAACACGAAACACACACATGACACAGCAACAACAGCATAGCCACAACACAACCAAATGACACCCACAAAggaggagagaaagagagacgctactactactactactactacttccCCCTCTCTCGCACAGCCCTGAAGCTCCAGAACCCCGTTTTGGAATTAATTCGCTTCTCTTTAATCTAAATTCGTAAGCTTTTCTTCTCTGTCtttgctttttttcttctaattttttaggtGGGGATGTGGGTTAattcatgtgttttttttttttttttggcttttgagttttattttgttgggtTCTTTTTTTCAGTCTTGGAACTGGAAAAGGGGAAAAGGGTATATGGGGTTGCTGCCAATTTAAATTAGAAGTGATCttctttactttcttttcaattttttattatttaattttcttatgttGATTTGTTGGAGGGTGAGAAACTTTGTGCTTTGAATTTGGGCATGCACGCTGTCATCTTGATtctggttttatttttatttttttcaattcgattaattcttaaaattttaccctttttttctTAGATTTTTATGCCGATTCGTCTAATGAGATCTGGTTCTTGGATGTGTtgttggaattttctttctggTGATCGTGTGTGGTTGGATGTTGTCAACGTTTTCTTGTTCATAGTCTTGTTTCTGATCTGTGTTCATGCTCTAAATTTTTGTGCCAAATCATGATGGACCAATAGGGTGTTTGTGATTCAGTATACACTTTCAATTAATGGGTGAAGATTGTTAATCTGTcatatttgtttgattatttgattgTTGTGAGATGTGCATGTCTTGTTAATGGATATTATTCTTTGTGGCACATTGAAAATTGATGTTTGTGGTTTTAGCTTAAAATTGTCTTATGGTTTTTGGAAGTATTTTTGTCATCGGTATATTGGAGTTGTCCTgcttattagttttaattttgatggatgaaaattgaaaaacaaaaattttttTGGTAACCAGGTTGATTCTTTCCGTTGACATGTTGGAGGGTCCAACCTTTCTTGTTTCGAGGGACTTACCGAGCTCATGTGAGCAAGAGACCAGGTGGATTTACAATTCCTTCTGTGTGATGGAGCTCGCGAGCAATAAGCGTCAACTGGAACTAGAGGAAGAAGCTGTGCTGACAAAGTCATGCAAGCTTTCAGATGCTCCAGAGGAAGGAGAAACGAAGATGAACTTCCAAAATCTTTCCCTATCAGTCAACCAAGCAAATGATCAAAACCATTCAAGTGATCAGTCTGACTCAAGTTCACTTATCTTCCAACTTGGTCGGGACATCTCAATTAATTGTCTCCTACGATGCTCAAGGTCTGACTATGGTTCGATTGCCTCATTGAACCAAAGTTTTCGATCTCTTGTCCGAACTGGAGAGCTTTATAGGCTGAGGCGACAGATGGGTATCATAGAGCATTGGGTTTACTTCTCTTGTAATCTCCCTGAATGGGAGGCATTCGATCCAAACACCCGTCGATGGATGCGCTTGCCTAGAATGCCCTCTAATGAATGCTTTATCTGTTCAGATAAGGAGTCATTGGCTGTTGGTACGGAGCTTCTTGTCTTTGGAAAGGAAATAATGTCTCCTGTCATATACAGATATAGCATTTTGATGAATGCGTGGTCATCTGGTATGATAATGAATGTTCCTAGATGCTTGTTTGGTTCTGCCAGCCTTGGAGAAGTTGCCATATTAGCCGGAGGTTGTGATCCACGTGGCAACATCTTGAGCTCAGCTGAGCTTTATAACTCAGAAACTGGAACGTGGGAGCTTCTCCCAAACATGAATAAAGCAAGGAAAA comes from the Glycine soja cultivar W05 chromosome 6, ASM419377v2, whole genome shotgun sequence genome and includes:
- the LOC114416530 gene encoding F-box/kelch-repeat protein At1g74510-like, yielding MLEGPTFLVSRDLPSSCEQETRWIYNSFCVMELASNKRQLELEEEAVLTKSCKLSDAPEEGETKMNFQNLSLSVNQANDQNHSSDQSDSSSLIFQLGRDISINCLLRCSRSDYGSIASLNQSFRSLVRTGELYRLRRQMGIIEHWVYFSCNLPEWEAFDPNTRRWMRLPRMPSNECFICSDKESLAVGTELLVFGKEIMSPVIYRYSILMNAWSSGMIMNVPRCLFGSASLGEVAILAGGCDPRGNILSSAELYNSETGTWELLPNMNKARKMCSGVFIDGKFYVIGGIGVGNSKQLTCGEEFDLQTRKWREIPNMFPRRHGGTEATEVSAAAEAPPLVAVVNNVLYSADYAQQEVRRYDKDNNLWFTIGRLPDRIVSMNGWGLAFRACGNRLIVIGGPRALDGRVIEINACVPGEGVPEWNLLASRQSGSFVYNCAVMGC